In Malus sylvestris chromosome 15, drMalSylv7.2, whole genome shotgun sequence, a single genomic region encodes these proteins:
- the LOC126604485 gene encoding flavonol synthase/flavanone 3-hydroxylase-like, with translation MGETEVERVQALALGGLNQLPAKFVRPAHEQPENSKALEGVSVPVISLAQPHDVVVKRMAEAATEWGFFLITDHGIPSSLIQRLQKVGQEFFLLPQEEKEAYANDPASGKFDGYGTKMTKNHDEKVEWIDYFFHLTAPPSKVNYEIWPKNPPSYREVNDEYNKEMLRVTDKLLEVLSEGLGLESKVLKSHVGGEEVELEMKINMYPPCPQPQLALGVEPHTDMSALTLLISNDVPGLQLWKDDNWVAVDYLPNAVFVHIGDQMEVLSNGKYKSVLHRSLVNKERTRMSWAVFIAPPHEAVIGPLQELLDEQNPAKYSTKTYAEYRHRKFNKLPQ, from the exons ATGGGGGAAACGGAGGTGGAGAGAGTGCAGGCACTGGCTTTGGGCGGGTTGAACCAACTTCCGGCCAAGTTTGTTCGCCCCGCTCATGAGCAGCCTGAGAACAGCAAAGCCTTAGAGGGGGTCTCAGTGCCTGTTATCTCCCTAGCTCAGCCTCATGATGTTGTTGTGAAGAGGATGGCGGAGGCAGCCACCGAATGGGGTTTTTTTCTCATCACTGACCATGGCATACCATCGtctttgatccaacggttgcaAAAAGTTGGTCAGGAGTTCTTCCTTCTCCCACAGGAGGAAAAGGAGGCTTATGCGAACGACCCTGCTAGTGGGAAGTTTGATGGATATGGCACTAAAATGACAAAGAACCATGACGAGAAGGTCGAATGGATCGACTATTTCTTCCATCTTACTGCGCCTCCATCAAAGGTCAACTATGAAATCTGGCCTAAGAACCCTCCATCTTACAG GGAAGTGAATGACGAATATAACAAGGAAATGCTAAGAGTGACAGACAAGTTACTGGAGGTGCTTTCAGAAGGTCTAGGGCTGGAAAGCAAGGTTCTGAAATCCCATGTGGGAGGTGAAGAAGTGGAACTGGAAATGAAAATCAACATGTACCCACCATGCCCTCAGCCCCAACTAGCCCTTGGAGTTGAGCCTCACACTGACATGTCAGCCCTAACCCTACTCATCTCGAACGATGTTCCCGGCCTTCAGCTGTGGAAGGATGACAACTGGGTTGCTGTAGACTACCTGCCAAATGCGGTTTTTGTTCACATTGGTGATCAGATGGAGGTCTTGAGCAATGGCAAGTACAAGAGTGTTCTTCACAGAAGTTTGGTGAATAAGGAACGTACGCGCATGTCGTGGGCCGTGTTCATTGCTCCTCCACATGAGGCTGTGATCGGGCCTCTACAGGAGCTCTTGGATGAGCAAAATCCTGCCAAGTACTCGACCAAAACGTACGCCGAATACCGACACCGAAAGTTCAACAAGCTCCCACAGTAG